GGTCTAAGCTCGTAGGTCGTGATGGCCGTCTCATTGAAGGCCCCAACGCCGAATGCTAGGACATTGTCGGCTATGGTGGTGCCTATTGGGTAGGGTTTGGTGAACCAAAGAATGGGCTCGTACACGGGGCGAAGATTCCCTACGCGCCAACCTTCCCACTTCGCGGCATTGGCCACATCGCCTCGCCTCTGAAATACGACGCTGAGTCGTTGTGCCCGGTGTGGAGCAGACTCCCGTAGCCAAGCAAGTGAGTCCTTGAATGTGAACCCGGCATCTTCGAAAGCCACCACGCAACGGTGTGCCAATCTGCGACCAGCGAAGACCAGCGCTGAACCGCCTGGTTTTAGCATACGGTACCACTCACTAGCGAAGGATGCACACCAACGTTGATACTCACATGGAATCTGCCTGTCCGCCTCTGACCACCCATTGAGAGGTTTGCCTCGACGCCTGAACACAGCGCCTGCCTTGAGCTGAGCTGGACTGGTTCCCAGGAGGGCGGAGTTCGTGTTGTTGTGCAGCACATCCCATTCATCTGCACCGATGCCGTAGGGGATATCACTCAGAATTAGGTGAATACCGCAGTCTTCGATACGCTTGGACGCCTCGATACCGTCGGCCACTGATGCAGAGTCGAGAATAGGGGATTCGCGCATCACGTTAGGCGTCCAGCAGCGCGTTGTGCTCGATGCCCTCCACCTGCGCAATGCGGGAATCAAGGCCGGCCATGCGCACCAACTCGTCCAAGGCCTCCTGATGAGAAAGTCCCAACAGTCTGTTACGTTCCGAGCGTAGATACCGGAGCGACTCAGCTTTTACTACAGCGAGGGCTTCGATTGAGGCGGTCTTCTCGGTCGTCCATAGATCGCCCTCTTTGCCCAGCGATAGCGCAAGCGCACGATTGATACCGGTCCAGTAGTCGACGGCGCTCTTGCTCGGATTCAGGTGCGCGACTGCCGCGAGGATACTGCCAAGACCCTTCACAGCAGACGGTTTGCCCTTGCGTTCGGAAAGACCTACAAGTGCTGCCAAGTGGGAGTAGCTGAGAATGCAGACATTTCGAGCAATGGCTTGCTGGTATATCTGGCTAGTTCGCGTCGGAAGCTGATAGATCGGACAAACAACAACTGCGTGGTCAAGCCCGCCGCGCCAACCATCCATGGCTTGGACTTTGAAGTCCTTCTGGTTCTTTGCAGTCCGGCTCAGCCTGAAGGCCTTGGCATCTGCAACAAGCGAATAGTTGCTTCCCTTCGCCTGCACGTCGGCGGCGTCCGCGCGCTCGTTGAGGACACTGCTTCTCAGCCCTATTGCCGACAGGGCCTCAGAAACGACCGCGTCCGTGTACTTCGAGTACAGTTTCTCTTCGGATGAGTCATGCCCATACTCCTCTGGCATGGCACCACAGAGTCGCAGGTGTTCCAGGAGGGCATCACTTCCATCCTTCTTTATCTCGGCTCTCAGTTCCTTTATCACCCTACTAGAGTCGTCCCCGAAGGAACCACTGATCTTGGCTAGTTCATCTGTCCAATACATGCGACGGGCAGTGCCAGTCATCTTCATCTTTGACCTTTCCTCAAGAGGCTTGCTACCTGCTACAGTTTATTCGTCCCAGACCCCGGTATCAAGCACTCGCCACCTGCTTTGCTGACCTCGGGTTCTTCCTCTACCTTTGCCGGACGCCCTGCTGTCAGTCGTATTACTTTGCCGAGGAACGAGCATGTCCCTCGGTTAGTTGAAATTCCTAGCGGCTCCCACATCACTTTAGGCAACTCTCTCTGTTGCGTCAATTTCTTTCGGTGACGCGGACCGTTCCAGTGCACTCAGCAATGCGGGGATGTGCCGGTAGCCATCTACGCACCGGAAGTGCTGCTCGGCATGTAGCAGCCCAGCTACACACCAGCGCCAGCGCATCTCGCCAGGGCGCCAGCGCTTC
This genomic stretch from candidate division WOR-3 bacterium harbors:
- a CDS encoding site-specific DNA-methyltransferase codes for the protein MRESPILDSASVADGIEASKRIEDCGIHLILSDIPYGIGADEWDVLHNNTNSALLGTSPAQLKAGAVFRRRGKPLNGWSEADRQIPCEYQRWCASFASEWYRMLKPGGSALVFAGRRLAHRCVVAFEDAGFTFKDSLAWLRESAPHRAQRLSVVFQRRGDVANAAKWEGWRVGNLRPVYEPILWFTKPYPIGTTIADNVLAFGVGAFNETAITTYELRPNNVLRSGFGPSEGGRHIAQKPVKLLMLLIELTTLKGHVVLDPFCGSGSTLVAAKATGRHYIGFDISAEYVEIAKERLAPDMFESLPGSRSEDNPVFVADRRSSHFDRLAGISVSHRKSRVRRSK
- a CDS encoding HindIII family type II restriction endonuclease, with the protein product MKMTGTARRMYWTDELAKISGSFGDDSSRVIKELRAEIKKDGSDALLEHLRLCGAMPEEYGHDSSEEKLYSKYTDAVVSEALSAIGLRSSVLNERADAADVQAKGSNYSLVADAKAFRLSRTAKNQKDFKVQAMDGWRGGLDHAVVVCPIYQLPTRTSQIYQQAIARNVCILSYSHLAALVGLSERKGKPSAVKGLGSILAAVAHLNPSKSAVDYWTGINRALALSLGKEGDLWTTEKTASIEALAVVKAESLRYLRSERNRLLGLSHQEALDELVRMAGLDSRIAQVEGIEHNALLDA